A part of Helicobacter ibis genomic DNA contains:
- a CDS encoding diguanylate cyclase domain-containing protein produces the protein MQNIQLIAREALKLLVANKKEPTPEAYKEAFYAQARKLDPNFVEDSSSLDLPKLLSMIETDVKEEFNRSFKDKDELSIYLIKSLNRVFVYKKNFNLQLDFAKFFLRILCTHPDKEVSTLAKGHLLDIDKLNFNSMNVWREKWLEQIKKISEFEFLDLVVGLEAIVAFEVDNDDFKIYQNEVAKYLRDNKPSKSKQLELFRKLEMTLKLMSSRQPQVQSEPTIKQQAPIPKKVPLKYANSLTLPIDSTTTLMDKSGMGDVLHFAESEFSKNNIDYAVIVFGIASYSSVISEYGQEAGKRVLSTLGRLLKQYSNDRDLIAYNGNDEFIACLLDRSDKEALEFIKMLDEVVEKSVFIYQQTRININLTAQLSSRANETSLDFMTKKLLDEFNKHKESQGIIKA, from the coding sequence ATGCAAAATATACAATTAATAGCTAGAGAAGCTTTAAAATTATTAGTGGCAAACAAAAAAGAGCCTACACCAGAGGCATATAAAGAGGCATTTTATGCACAAGCTAGAAAGTTAGATCCAAACTTTGTAGAGGATAGCAGTAGTTTGGATTTACCAAAATTACTATCAATGATTGAAACTGATGTAAAAGAGGAGTTTAATAGAAGCTTTAAAGATAAAGATGAACTATCAATCTATCTTATAAAATCATTAAATAGAGTTTTTGTATATAAGAAAAATTTTAATTTGCAACTAGATTTTGCTAAGTTTTTTTTGCGTATTTTATGCACACACCCAGATAAGGAAGTAAGCACATTAGCAAAGGGGCATTTATTAGATATAGATAAGTTGAATTTTAACTCTATGAATGTGTGGAGAGAAAAATGGCTAGAACAAATAAAGAAGATATCCGAGTTTGAGTTTTTGGATTTAGTTGTTGGCTTAGAGGCTATTGTAGCGTTTGAGGTGGATAATGATGATTTTAAAATATATCAAAATGAAGTAGCAAAATATCTAAGAGATAATAAACCATCAAAAAGTAAGCAATTAGAGTTATTTAGAAAACTAGAAATGACTTTAAAATTAATGTCAAGTAGGCAACCTCAAGTTCAAAGTGAGCCAACTATTAAACAACAAGCACCTATCCCAAAAAAAGTACCTCTAAAATACGCAAATAGTTTAACTTTGCCTATTGATTCTACTACTACACTTATGGATAAAAGTGGTATGGGAGATGTGTTGCATTTTGCAGAGAGTGAATTTAGCAAGAATAATATTGATTATGCTGTAATTGTCTTTGGGATCGCATCTTATAGTAGTGTCATATCAGAGTATGGACAAGAAGCCGGCAAGAGAGTTTTATCTACGCTTGGGAGATTGCTTAAACAATATAGTAATGATAGAGATTTAATTGCATATAACGGAAATGATGAGTTTATCGCTTGTTTGCTTGATAGGAGCGATAAAGAGGCATTAGAGTTTATAAAAATGCTAGATGAAGTTGTAGAAAAAAGTGTGTTTATATATCAACAAACAAGAATAAATATAAATCTAACCGCACAATTATCAAGTCGTGCAAATGAGACTAGTTTAGATTTTATGACTAAAAAGTTATTAGATGAGTTTAATAAACACAAAGAATCTCAAGGAATTATTAAAGCTTAG
- the lptE gene encoding LPS assembly lipoprotein LptE, which translates to MRYVFLSIALFLVGCGYKPMSHHVRENLGNSVFIEVKIDTRDPQNSVILKDEMSKMIFEKFHLDIADKNEADNIIEAEIKDITFSSLAENTSGFATFYRCEVVVEFKYSTKDNQKTRIFTKRGGYNLSLGDSSIITDSIRMEAINKAALKALEGFISQVGIELR; encoded by the coding sequence ATGAGATATGTTTTTTTATCAATAGCTTTATTTTTGGTTGGTTGTGGTTATAAGCCCATGTCTCATCATGTAAGAGAGAATCTAGGTAATAGCGTGTTTATAGAAGTAAAGATAGACACTAGAGATCCTCAAAATAGTGTTATTTTAAAAGATGAAATGTCTAAGATGATATTTGAAAAATTTCACCTAGATATAGCAGATAAGAATGAAGCTGATAATATAATTGAAGCTGAGATTAAAGATATTACATTTTCATCTTTGGCGGAGAATACTTCGGGGTTTGCGACATTTTATAGATGTGAAGTTGTAGTTGAGTTTAAATACTCTACAAAAGATAATCAAAAAACTAGAATCTTTACAAAAAGAGGTGGATACAATTTATCTTTAGGAGATAGCTCAATAATTACAGATTCTATTAGAATGGAAGCTATAAACAAGGCAGCCCTAAAGGCACTAGAAGGATTTATATCACAAGTGGGGATTGAGTTAAGATAA
- the leuS gene encoding leucine--tRNA ligase → MKIRDIEKKWQDFWENSGEYEPKDDFSLPKKYILSMFPYPSGNIHMGHVRNYCISDALARFYRKKGFNVLHPIGWDAFGMPAENAAIKHKTHPKEWTYSNIENMKKQLYSLGFSFSKSRDLATCDPIYSKWEQSLFIDMWERGLVYRKKGFLNWCPNDKTVLANEQVIEGKCWRCDTQVIQKEMYQYYIKITQYADELLKCLDELKDKWPNQVLTMQRNWVGKSNGLTFSFKLEKACGDISEVEVFTTRADTIFGVSYCALAPEHPLVKNLLDSLDDDRKSIIIRMQNTSNKDRSMQKKEGVSLGINVIHPLTNELIPLYVANFVLMGYGSGAVMSVPAHDERDYEFAKEYSLPIKQVIKSDVLPYCDDGELINSQNYNGLDSKSARERIIQYFTDNNLGKAVVNYKLRDWGVSRQRYWGTPIPLIHCDTCGIVPESKENLPIKLPEDVVIDGEGNPLDKHHSFKKCICPKCKGEAVRETDTLDTFVESSWYFLRYTTPLDKRDSMLLHKESEEYWMNVDEYVGGIEHAILHLLYSRFFTKVLRDIGYTKSSEPFMHLLTQGMVTKDGAKMSKSKGNVVDPNDIINDYGADSARLFILFAAPPIKELEWNDSALDGAYRFINRLISKANNMNLIEPIESLPNIEVSLSKNEKYARKKVYEALKKSNEVFSSSEYPFNTLIAATMEALNALSEQDNVDIWREGYFILLNILEPIIPHICWELSDKCFKRANFCDIPVKQEALKEDSIMLAVTINGKRRGEIEVELGISNEEILIKAKESVAKWLEDKEILKEIVVPNKLVNLVVK, encoded by the coding sequence ATGAAGATAAGAGACATTGAAAAAAAGTGGCAAGACTTTTGGGAAAATAGTGGAGAATATGAACCAAAAGATGATTTTTCTTTACCCAAAAAATATATATTAAGCATGTTTCCTTATCCTAGTGGAAACATTCACATGGGACATGTTAGAAATTATTGTATAAGTGATGCTTTGGCTAGATTCTATAGAAAAAAAGGCTTTAATGTCTTGCATCCTATTGGTTGGGACGCTTTTGGTATGCCTGCTGAAAATGCCGCTATAAAACATAAAACACACCCTAAAGAATGGACATATTCAAATATTGAAAATATGAAAAAGCAACTTTATTCTTTGGGATTTTCATTTTCTAAAAGCAGGGATTTAGCTACTTGCGATCCTATATATTCTAAGTGGGAACAATCATTGTTTATAGATATGTGGGAGAGAGGACTTGTATATAGGAAGAAGGGATTTTTAAATTGGTGTCCTAATGATAAAACGGTCTTAGCAAATGAGCAGGTAATTGAAGGAAAGTGCTGGAGATGTGATACACAAGTAATACAAAAAGAAATGTATCAATATTACATAAAAATTACACAATATGCAGATGAGCTATTAAAATGCCTAGACGAGCTAAAGGATAAATGGCCAAATCAAGTCTTAACAATGCAAAGAAATTGGGTAGGTAAGTCAAATGGTCTTACTTTTAGCTTCAAACTTGAGAAAGCCTGTGGTGATATTAGTGAAGTAGAGGTCTTTACAACTAGGGCTGATACTATTTTTGGGGTTAGCTATTGTGCGTTAGCGCCAGAGCATCCATTGGTTAAGAATCTTTTAGATAGCTTAGATGATGATAGAAAATCAATAATAATTAGAATGCAAAATACATCTAATAAAGATAGATCAATGCAAAAGAAAGAAGGTGTAAGCTTAGGAATAAATGTAATACATCCTCTAACAAATGAGCTAATACCTTTATATGTAGCAAACTTCGTCCTTATGGGATATGGAAGCGGTGCGGTAATGAGTGTGCCTGCACATGATGAGCGTGATTATGAGTTTGCTAAAGAGTATTCTCTTCCTATAAAGCAGGTTATAAAGTCCGATGTGCTTCCATATTGTGATGATGGGGAGCTTATTAATTCTCAAAACTATAATGGCTTAGATTCAAAGAGTGCTAGAGAAAGGATTATTCAATATTTTACGGATAATAATTTGGGAAAAGCAGTTGTAAATTATAAGTTGCGTGATTGGGGTGTGTCGCGTCAAAGATATTGGGGGACACCGATTCCTCTTATACATTGTGATACTTGTGGGATTGTGCCAGAATCTAAGGAGAATCTACCTATAAAACTACCAGAAGATGTAGTAATAGATGGCGAAGGAAATCCGCTTGATAAGCACCATAGCTTTAAGAAATGTATATGTCCAAAGTGTAAAGGAGAAGCAGTTAGAGAGACTGATACTTTAGATACATTTGTTGAATCTAGTTGGTATTTTTTAAGATATACAACTCCGCTAGATAAAAGAGATTCTATGTTGCTTCACAAAGAGAGTGAAGAATATTGGATGAATGTAGATGAGTATGTTGGTGGGATTGAGCATGCAATTTTGCATTTGCTTTATTCTAGATTCTTTACAAAGGTTCTAAGAGATATAGGTTATACAAAATCAAGTGAGCCATTTATGCATTTGCTAACCCAAGGTATGGTTACTAAAGATGGTGCTAAAATGAGTAAAAGTAAGGGCAATGTCGTAGATCCAAATGATATTATTAATGACTATGGAGCTGATAGTGCTAGATTGTTTATACTCTTTGCTGCACCTCCTATAAAAGAGCTAGAATGGAATGATAGTGCGTTAGATGGGGCTTATAGATTCATAAATAGATTGATTTCTAAAGCTAATAATATGAATTTAATAGAGCCTATAGAATCTTTGCCAAACATAGAAGTATCACTTAGTAAAAATGAAAAATATGCTAGAAAAAAGGTATATGAAGCATTAAAGAAAAGCAATGAGGTTTTCTCATCTAGTGAATATCCATTTAATACTCTTATTGCTGCTACAATGGAAGCATTAAATGCTTTAAGTGAGCAAGACAATGTAGATATTTGGCGCGAGGGTTATTTTATATTATTAAATATTTTAGAGCCGATAATACCGCATATCTGTTGGGAACTAAGCGATAAATGTTTCAAAAGAGCCAACTTCTGTGATATACCAGTAAAGCAAGAGGCTTTAAAAGAGGATAGCATAATGTTAGCAGTAACTATAAATGGTAAAAGGCGTGGCGAGATTGAAGTAGAGCTTGGAATCTCAAATGAAGAAATACTTATAAAAGCAAAAGAATCTGTTGCAAAATGGTTGGAAGACAAAGAGATTTTAAAGGAAATTGTTGTTCCAAATAAGCTTGTAAATTTGGTGGTTAAATAA
- a CDS encoding DUF6394 family protein, with protein sequence MDWGKVVFIFFILMSLTSTIGFLYDHNMVMLFIACGVNIISTILKVGVRSYMSAELMAASLVADLHLVPAFVYIQAFNDVSVAVALALGALAANAVSILFVAIESVKSYNDFN encoded by the coding sequence ATGGATTGGGGTAAGGTTGTTTTTATATTTTTTATTTTAATGAGTTTGACTTCTACTATTGGTTTTTTGTATGACCATAATATGGTAATGCTTTTTATTGCTTGTGGTGTAAATATCATATCTACCATACTTAAAGTTGGAGTTAGAAGCTATATGTCAGCAGAGTTAATGGCAGCATCACTAGTTGCTGATTTACATCTTGTGCCAGCATTTGTTTATATACAGGCTTTTAATGATGTATCAGTTGCTGTTGCATTAGCACTTGGAGCATTAGCTGCAAATGCTGTTTCTATCTTGTTTGTGGCTATTGAGAGTGTTAAGAGTTATAATGATTTTAACTAG
- the secF gene encoding protein translocase subunit SecF: protein MNFFRYDKVYDFVKISSYAIVLSAILFITSLVLMVKPGFSLGIDFAGGTIIQIQYDKQAPLQQIRGILEDIEAYKGVQVSEFGAPEEVLIKLPTATSQVDKNIGDEISEALKETGSFTIRRVDIVGPRVGDELKEKGTIALILALISIMVYVSYRYEWRFALAAVLALVHDIVIATGAIILFDIDLNLDVIAALLTLIGYSINDTIIIFDRIRETIGTRVNNSLSDVINEALSATLSRTILTSLTVFFVVLTLYLFGGEIIVGFSLPMLVGSIVGSYSSLFVASKLVVLMKFDLKKYNQKLADAEKKALEKKKMREMYERGRI from the coding sequence ATGAATTTTTTTAGATATGATAAAGTTTATGATTTTGTAAAAATATCCAGCTATGCAATTGTGTTATCCGCTATCTTGTTTATTACTTCGCTTGTCCTTATGGTTAAGCCCGGCTTTTCGCTTGGGATTGACTTTGCAGGTGGAACTATAATTCAAATTCAATATGATAAACAAGCACCATTACAGCAAATAAGAGGAATCTTGGAAGATATAGAGGCTTATAAGGGTGTGCAAGTTAGTGAATTTGGAGCACCCGAAGAAGTGCTAATTAAGCTACCTACGGCTACTTCTCAAGTGGATAAAAATATAGGCGATGAGATAAGTGAAGCCCTAAAAGAAACTGGTAGCTTTACTATTAGAAGGGTTGATATAGTTGGTCCTAGAGTTGGAGATGAGCTAAAAGAAAAAGGCACTATAGCTTTGATTTTGGCATTAATTTCTATTATGGTATATGTGTCTTATAGATATGAGTGGAGATTTGCTCTAGCTGCTGTATTAGCTTTAGTGCATGATATAGTAATAGCAACTGGTGCTATTATTTTGTTTGATATTGATTTAAATTTAGATGTAATAGCTGCATTGCTCACATTAATAGGATATTCTATCAATGATACGATTATTATATTTGATAGGATTCGTGAGACTATAGGAACTAGGGTTAATAATTCTTTAAGTGATGTGATAAATGAAGCACTATCAGCAACTCTATCAAGGACAATACTTACTTCTTTAACAGTGTTCTTTGTTGTGCTTACATTGTATTTGTTTGGTGGTGAGATAATTGTTGGATTTTCTTTGCCTATGCTTGTTGGCTCTATTGTTGGTAGTTATAGCTCATTATTTGTGGCTAGCAAGCTTGTTGTGCTAATGAAATTTGATTTAAAAAAATACAATCAAAAGTTGGCAGATGCGGAGAAAAAAGCATTGGAGAAGAAAAAAATGCGAGAAATGTATGAGAGGGGTAGAATCTAA
- the secD gene encoding protein translocase subunit SecD — translation MKKSFNTKLFFFFIATLFGVLLSIPSLFQTNGPKVVLGLDLQGGLNLLLGVKTQEAIKSRYTTLASEINYYSLDEQILIDSLKSKEDSISFSLLDSNEMQKIDDYLAKIPGLVVNKNNLDYTITLSETELINIENFAIEQAIGNIRNRLDQFGLSEPSVTKQGVDSILVQLPGIKTQEDEQRALELISKGGHLQMMAVDEARNARVNNMTAQEAESYGDVILPFVNDSTQKILLKAIPVLDGSMLTDARAAYDQNGQPIINFTLNSQGGKIFGDFSGKNVGNRMAVVLDGKVYSAPVIRERIGGGSGQISGGFSVQEASDIAIALRSGALPAPIVLLEKRSVGPSLGADSIKASLVALISGSILVIVFMVVYYGLAGVIANIALVVNILLIIAVMSLFGATLTLPGMAGIILSVGMAVDANVIINERIREGFRAGESFIKSLENGYANASRAIFDSNLTGLITAVLLYVYGTGAIKGFAITMAIGIIASVITAIVGTHGIFRALQNTILKSGNYSLWFGYKRKV, via the coding sequence ATGAAAAAGTCTTTTAACACAAAATTATTTTTCTTTTTTATAGCTACTTTATTTGGTGTGCTACTATCTATTCCATCATTATTTCAGACAAATGGTCCTAAAGTGGTCTTAGGACTTGACTTGCAGGGTGGATTGAATCTTCTTTTAGGTGTAAAAACGCAAGAGGCTATAAAAAGCAGATACACAACTTTAGCTTCAGAGATTAATTATTATTCGTTAGATGAGCAGATTTTAATTGATTCACTAAAGAGCAAAGAGGATAGCATTAGTTTTTCTCTATTAGATTCAAATGAAATGCAAAAAATTGATGATTATCTAGCAAAAATACCCGGTTTAGTAGTAAATAAAAATAACTTAGACTATACAATTACGCTAAGTGAAACAGAGTTAATAAATATAGAAAATTTTGCAATAGAACAAGCTATTGGAAATATAAGAAATAGGCTTGATCAATTTGGTCTATCAGAGCCAAGTGTAACTAAGCAAGGAGTAGATTCTATTCTTGTGCAACTGCCCGGCATTAAAACACAAGAAGACGAACAAAGGGCATTGGAGCTAATTAGCAAGGGTGGTCATTTACAGATGATGGCAGTAGATGAGGCTAGAAATGCTAGGGTTAATAATATGACAGCACAAGAAGCAGAAAGCTATGGAGATGTTATTTTGCCATTTGTTAATGATAGCACGCAAAAGATTCTGCTAAAGGCTATACCTGTGCTAGATGGCTCAATGCTAACTGATGCAAGAGCTGCATATGACCAAAATGGACAACCAATTATTAATTTTACGCTAAATTCTCAAGGTGGAAAGATATTTGGTGATTTCTCTGGTAAAAATGTCGGCAATAGAATGGCTGTTGTGCTTGATGGAAAAGTGTATTCAGCACCTGTAATTAGAGAGAGAATAGGTGGTGGCAGTGGGCAAATTAGCGGTGGATTTAGCGTTCAAGAAGCAAGTGATATTGCAATTGCCCTTAGAAGTGGTGCATTACCTGCTCCTATTGTATTGCTGGAGAAAAGAAGTGTTGGTCCTAGCTTGGGTGCTGATAGCATAAAGGCATCTTTAGTAGCATTAATTAGCGGTTCTATACTTGTTATAGTTTTCATGGTTGTGTATTATGGATTAGCAGGAGTTATAGCAAATATCGCACTTGTTGTAAATATACTGCTAATTATTGCTGTTATGTCCTTATTTGGTGCTACGCTTACATTGCCGGGTATGGCTGGAATAATACTTAGTGTCGGTATGGCAGTTGATGCAAATGTTATTATTAATGAAAGAATAAGGGAAGGTTTTAGGGCAGGAGAGAGTTTTATAAAATCGCTTGAAAATGGCTATGCAAATGCTTCAAGGGCGATTTTTGATTCAAATCTTACAGGATTGATTACCGCTGTGTTGTTATATGTATATGGCACTGGTGCCATTAAAGGATTTGCTATTACTATGGCAATTGGAATTATAGCTTCTGTTATTACTGCTATTGTTGGGACGCATGGTATTTTTAGAGCATTACAGAATACTATTTTAAAATCTGGAAATTATTCTCTTTGGTTTGGATATAAAAGGAAAGTATGA
- the yajC gene encoding preprotein translocase subunit YajC, whose amino-acid sequence MENAQNIFAQLLPLIVLIAIFYFLIIRPQQKQAKNHRDMIASLDKGDKIVTSGGFIVEIVKREEEHFMVRMNDDTIVKLSKDYVAKKIN is encoded by the coding sequence ATGGAGAACGCTCAAAACATTTTCGCGCAACTTTTACCACTTATAGTGCTTATTGCTATTTTTTACTTTTTAATTATACGACCACAACAAAAACAAGCAAAAAATCACAGAGATATGATTGCTTCACTTGATAAAGGTGATAAGATAGTTACTTCTGGTGGATTTATTGTTGAGATTGTAAAAAGGGAAGAAGAGCATTTTATGGTGAGAATGAACGATGATACGATAGTTAAGTTATCAAAAGATTATGTTGCCAAAAAAATAAATTAA
- the nhaA gene encoding Na+/H+ antiporter NhaA: MEVVNERGFLSSLKKLTQSESFAGVLLLCCAILAMIVANSPLGESYAALWKSKVGFDINGIFIGMSLEHWINDVLMAFFFLVVGLEIKREVLFGELAGFKRAALPVIAALGGMVGPGLIYYALNAGTSSEHGFGIPMATDIAFALGVLSILGKRVSISVKVFLVSLAVADDLGAIIVIALFYSSGVSFEWLGIAACIVAVLVALNKMGVKSLKPYMLLGVFLWIAVHNSGIHATIAAVVLAFTIPVAPKIDTISFMNKLKKMVDKFQDAQNKKDTILLHGDQVEALHHIAVHKTAVQNPLVRLEHALAPYSSFLIMPIFAFANAGVTIGDNIDFGLDHVFLGILCGLVIGKPVGIFLFTFLAEKLGIATRPKGVTWIEIFGAGALGGIGFTMSMFVTNLAFSGEHALVATDVAKISILIASLVAGVCGTIFFIVKDKLSHH, translated from the coding sequence ATGGAAGTAGTAAATGAGAGAGGCTTCTTATCTAGCTTAAAAAAGCTAACACAAAGCGAATCTTTTGCAGGTGTGTTATTACTTTGTTGTGCTATTTTGGCAATGATAGTTGCAAACTCACCTCTTGGTGAAAGCTATGCAGCATTATGGAAGAGCAAAGTAGGTTTTGATATTAATGGTATATTTATTGGTATGAGTTTGGAACATTGGATTAACGATGTTTTGATGGCTTTTTTCTTTTTGGTTGTTGGGTTAGAGATTAAAAGAGAGGTTTTATTTGGAGAATTAGCAGGATTTAAAAGAGCAGCATTGCCAGTTATTGCGGCTTTAGGTGGTATGGTTGGTCCGGGTTTAATTTATTATGCACTAAATGCTGGAACTTCATCTGAACATGGCTTTGGGATTCCTATGGCGACTGATATTGCCTTTGCTTTGGGTGTATTATCCATACTTGGCAAGAGAGTATCAATATCAGTTAAGGTATTTTTAGTTTCTTTAGCTGTTGCTGATGACTTGGGTGCGATTATTGTTATTGCATTATTTTACTCTAGTGGTGTTTCTTTTGAGTGGCTTGGTATTGCAGCGTGTATTGTAGCAGTATTGGTTGCTTTAAATAAAATGGGAGTAAAATCATTAAAGCCATATATGTTGCTTGGTGTATTTTTGTGGATTGCAGTGCATAATAGTGGGATTCATGCGACTATTGCAGCAGTTGTTTTGGCATTTACAATTCCAGTTGCTCCTAAGATAGATACTATATCTTTTATGAATAAATTAAAGAAAATGGTTGATAAATTCCAAGATGCTCAAAATAAAAAAGATACTATCTTATTACATGGAGATCAAGTTGAAGCCTTGCACCACATAGCAGTTCATAAAACAGCAGTGCAAAATCCGCTTGTAAGATTGGAACATGCTTTAGCACCTTATTCTAGCTTTTTGATTATGCCTATTTTTGCGTTTGCTAATGCTGGCGTTACTATAGGAGATAACATAGATTTTGGTTTAGATCATGTATTTTTAGGAATCTTATGCGGACTTGTAATTGGTAAGCCAGTTGGTATTTTTCTATTTACTTTCCTAGCAGAGAAGTTGGGTATTGCAACTCGCCCAAAGGGTGTTACATGGATTGAGATATTTGGTGCTGGTGCATTAGGTGGTATAGGATTTACAATGTCAATGTTTGTTACTAATTTAGCATTCAGTGGAGAACATGCTCTAGTAGCTACAGATGTAGCAAAAATATCAATTTTAATTGCATCTTTAGTGGCTGGTGTATGTGGAACTATATTTTTTATTGTAAAAGATAAATTGTCTCACCATTAA